In a genomic window of Helianthus annuus cultivar XRQ/B chromosome 10, HanXRQr2.0-SUNRISE, whole genome shotgun sequence:
- the LOC110883406 gene encoding putative UPF0481 protein At3g02645, with protein MASLNQFLNPNYGEKPWVEQISKTLKTQIAVTIDTPPVSIFEIPKNLKAEKLEAYIPQQIGLGPNHHFQPELYHRMEQKKFTAVKRVLKLHQMEDFEQEFVEKVKRFVPLIRECYDFYNDADDSTLAWLFAIDGMFLIDQMYAYSNHGFSMKANDLIMLENQIPLIVLKEIQKALLGQEDFLESNLRFFCKSNSLFVLSEEHIDFNRVNHLLDYMYNSIVNNETLVPRKVNFKNSGIDPKKEAKLELLEAVIRFAGVIPGAQPILQIIEFVKQKFPQMTERRTTAEEIKVPSVSELCKVVGLEFRLLPKNEGIRNINFVQEKVRHCYLPLVTLNSESEVVLRNLVAYEKLLANNTFMGGYGLELTEYVDFMCGIIDSAKDVKLLREQKIIDGDLSDEEIVKLFNGIGKSHLRMTGESELRKTVAQLNMVYESTPRIWVQRTIEKQFLASAKFITFLISISTALILIREVYLKVYGLNSLPMILARFFQAKLNHLHIFFFGPRGPKAIN; from the coding sequence ATGGCTTCTCTTAACCAATTTTTGAACCCAAACTATGGTGAGAAACCATGGGTGGAACAAATCAGCAAAACCTTAAAAACCCAAATTGCAGTCACAATAGATACACCTCCAGTTTCCATATTTGAAATCCCCAAAAACCTCAAAGCAGAAAAGCTTGAAGCATACATCCCTCAACAAATCGGGCTGGGGCCAAATCACCATTTTCAGCCGGAGCTCTACCATAGGATGGAGCAGAAGAAGTTCACCGCCGTGAAAAGGGTACTAAAGCTTCATCAAATGGAAGACTTTGAACAAGAATTTGTAGAAAAGGTAAAAAGGTTTGTCCCCTTGATTCGTGAATGTTATGATTTTTACAATGATGCTGATGACAGTACGCTAGCATGGTTATTCGCTATTGACGGAATGTTCTTGATTGATCAAATGTATGCTTATTCAAATCATGGTTTTTCTATGAAAGCTAATGATTTGATCATGTTAGAGAACCAGATTCCACTTATTGTTTTGAAGGAAATCCAGAAGGCGTTATTGGGACAAGAAGATTTCTTGGAATCCAATTTACGATTTTTCTGTAAGTCAAACTCATTGTTTGTACTTTCCGAAGAGCATATTGATTTTAATCGAGTTAACCACCTACTTGATTATATGTATAACTCCATCGTGAACAATGAAACATTGGTCCCAAGAAAGGTCAACTTTAAAAACAGTGGAATTGATCCTAAAAAAGAGGCGAAGTTGGAACTACTAGAGGCTGTTATCAGATTTGCAGGAGTGATACCTGGGGCTCAACCTATTCTACAAATCATTGAATTTGTAAAGCAAAAGTTCCCTCAAATGACGGAGAGAAGAACGACAGCTGAAGAGATTAAGGTGCCTTCTGTTTCAGAACTTTGCAAAGTTGTAGGTTTAGAGTTCCGTTTGTTACCTAAAAATGAAGGCATCAGAAATATAAACTTTGTCCAAGAGAAAGTGCGGCATTGTTATCTCCCTCTAGTGACTCTTAATAGTGAGTCAGAGGTTGTACTGAGAAACTTGGTGGCTTATGAGAAACTACTGGCAAATAACACTTTTATGGGTGGATATGGTCTTGAGCTCACGGAATATGTGGATTTCATGTGTGGGATAATAGACAGCGCGAAGGACGTGAAGTTGCTACGAGAGCAGAAGATCATTGACGGCGATTTGAGTGATGAGGAGATTGTTAAATTGTTTAACGGGATAGGGAAATCACATTTGAGAATGACCGGTGAATCTGAGTTGAGGAAGACAGTGGCTCAATTGAACATGGTTTACGAAAGCACTCCAAGGATTTGGGTTCAAAGGACGATTGAGAAGCAGTTTCTGGCTTCCGCCAAGTTTATCACGTTCTTGATTAGCATTTCGACTGCACTGATCTTGATTCGTGAGGTGTATTTGAAGGTCTATGGTTTGAATTCATTGCCAATGATATTGGCTCGTTTTTTTCAGGCCAAATTGAATCATTTACACATTTTCTTCTTTGGTCCAAGAGGACCGAAAGCAATCAACTGA